The stretch of DNA AACAAACTTAACACCTAATCAAATGTAAGAATATACACGTtaaattcttttgaattttagataacgaatgttaaaattaattattattaaaaaattaaactttttcacatgaaaataataGCTAAAAAGATGATTGATTCACATGGGACTGCATATTTCTCAAACTAAGAAGATGATTGATTTACTCTTGAAACTGGAATGGATAAATCTTAGTGTAACTACACCAATGTTCTCTTCTTAGAAAATTATTGCACAAAGGTTTAAGTTTTTGGATAAACTTACCTTACCTATATCTATTGCTGGTGGCTTGCAATATGCTAACCTTACACGTCCTGAAATTGCTTATTCAATGAATCATGTATGTCAATTCATGCAATAGCCGCTACAGCAACATTGGACAACTATAAAGAGCAACTTGTGATAGCCGCTACAGCAACATTGGACAACTATAAAGAGCAACTTGTGCTATTTATGTGGGCTGTTCATTTGTCTGATGGTTTACTTTTATCTTCTGTTATTGACTTTAGAATTCTTGCCTTTTCTGACATTGACTAAGCTAATTATTTGGATAATGGAAAATCTACTAGTggcttttgtgtttttgttggcTCAAATTTGATTTCAGGGTCCAACAAGAAGCAGGATAAAGTAAGCAAATCCTCCATAGAAGCGAAATATGACTGCTTAGCAGATACCAATTCAGAAATCATGGGATCCAAAAGTTGTTTTGTGAATTGCACTTCACACCTTTGGTTGTCCCTATCAATTTTGTGATAATCCGAGTGTTGTCCTGCTGTCTAAAAATCTAGCACTGTATTGCATAGTAGATCCAAACACTTCGAAATTGACTTGACATCTTCTCAAATTGCATATGTGCTTACAAATCCTATTACACAAATAACTTTTGAACGTTTTCAAGAAAAGATTCAGTTAATGCAGTTATGTTAGTTATAGTAGTTACTTGAGTAGGAAAGTCTCCTCTCTATGAGCCCATATATATAAGCATGGTCTCTCTGTAAacaatacaataataataaactttCCCTATTAATCATCAATTGGAAAACTCTCTTTCTCAGTTATGTTTACAGTTATAGCAACTTCAGGTTAGTTTCATATTCCATAGTATGAGATGAGAACATATGTAGAAGTagaataattatatcttatttatatgaaaacatatataattacATAGAAACATAAAATCCCCTCAATAATTCATATTTACCAAACAATTCTATGCAATTTTCCTGGGTAAAAAGGAAGATAACTAAAGTAGTTATTATGAATTGCGACAATTTTATGCCATCACAACAGAGCATAAACCACTCTTTATATCAAATGTGTTTGGCATAGGGGGCTGAAATACAGTATAAAATTTAAAGGATCAACTCGGTGTCAGGCTAATGGAGATTGAACAAAAGAAAGGGCAATTAGAAGACAAGCTTAAAACccaggagaagttataaagaaCCGTGTTTCCCACACTCTTCAGCTCTAGTAACACCATCCATGAGAACATCAATTGTCCAATCCTTCAAGTCCTCCTGCACACACCATGTGAGAAAAAATCAGCCATAAACACCGCTGAACACAGAAATAAACAATCCAATGCAGAGTCATAACATTGagttaaaattcaaaacagTGACTAAATGCTCCCATGTAAAAAGGCAAAATTCCTTTAACACATTATCTAAACCTAAGCTAGGGCAGTAAGTGTTAAATCCCAAATGGGCAGCCTTGCTTTATCATGGGAACTAATGACTAGCAATCTCTCATTGCACATACTTGTTCTTATAATAGGTTCCCTTGTATCATTTGCAAGCATATACTTTACAGGTCAAATATATAGGATATAATGGATCTTGGCACACCAGTAAACATGCATATAACATGTTTGGAGATCCATTGGGAGGCTTAGAATTTATTTTGAGAAGTTTGCAAGTCTCAAAATCAATTCTTGCATGCACTGCCAATAGAGTTAATTTGGGGAGaagtgagtttttttttttaacctcAATCATTTTACATCGAAATCAATTCTAACTAAATCAATTCTACAAAAGCATACACTGGTTTCTCACAGCCACTACTTCAAAGAATATGATTGGCATACTTTGCAAAATGCATTATCCTTCCATCAAATTAAACTCATGTACTTGTAAGATAGCAGAATCAGAAGTAAaaagtttatataaaaatgtaagTTGCATACAAGACGCAAGGGTTCTCCAGTTCTGATTCTCACATTAGGGCGGGCAAGCTTGGACTCAAACGGGGTCCTAGGCCGGAGTTCTCGAACCTTGTCCCACTCCTCGCGGCTCAGCATTCTCACACTTCCCTGACCAGCTGGAGCATGCTTGATCTTCCGCTCCAGCAACTCCTGGGCCCTTGATTCATCATACTACCAAGCGATAATTCACTCAGTAATTTTATCAAACAGGTAATGTGCAAAACCATCTTCAGGCATGATTAGTGCAACGGGGTCATATATATGGTTACCATCATGAGGAGCTTGGCAAAGACTACGATGCCAACGGCGGCGACAACCATGGGCATGGTGGCGGTGTCGAGGTACGACAAGTTTTCGGGAACTTGGACGATGAACTGTTCCTTGCTCTTGGGCTTCctcgtcttcctcttcttctccaatTCCAATGCCTTCTTCTTCAGTGTTTCTGTTGGGCCATCGTGCCGAAGCGTGTGCATCAATCTCTGCCTAATTATGTTCATTCTTCATCTACTCAATCACAACCACGTACAGccaattttgtgtttttggatGACCAACGACAAAGTCTGACCGAAAGGCAGAGGCTGCAGTGACGATGTGACTGTTGTGATCAAGGCTCTGAAAACCAGATCGGTCATCAAACCGTTTTAGTCACTGGTTCATTGTTTTATTGGTCCA from Arachis duranensis cultivar V14167 chromosome 4, aradu.V14167.gnm2.J7QH, whole genome shotgun sequence encodes:
- the LOC107483991 gene encoding uncharacterized protein LOC107483991 is translated as MNIIRQRLMHTLRHDGPTETLKKKALELEKKRKTRKPKSKEQFIVQVPENLSYLDTATMPMVVAAVGIVVFAKLLMMYDESRAQELLERKIKHAPAGQGSVRMLSREEWDKVRELRPRTPFESKLARPNVRIRTGEPLRLEDLKDWTIDVLMDGVTRAEECGKHGSL